GGCTGGATCTCGACCGGGTGCTCGTGGAGGTGGTCAGGCTGACGGCCACGCAGATGAAGTGCCAGCTCTACCTGCGCAACCGGGAACGCGGGCTCAGCCTGCTCGAGGAGTGCCGGCTGGTGCTGGAGCTGTGCGATCGGGACGGGCTCTGTCAGACCGAGATCGCGGAACTCCTGGAGCGGCATAAGAGCTGGGTCTGCCGGCGGCTTGCGTTGATCCGGGGGCTCAGCAGCCACCTGCTGGCGGAGAAGGCCCTGGACCTCCTGCCAGGGGGGGCCCTGCGCCGACTGGCGCAGTTGCACGCCCGCAACCAGGAGGCCGTCATGGCCGCCGCACTTCGGGACGGCATCCCCGCAGAGGACGTGGGCGCACTCGCCGACCTCGTGCGCCGTGCGCCGGCCCCCATGGCGCGACGTTACGTCATCGACCATCCGGCGGACGCGCTGGCCCGGGCGCGGCGGCGGCAGGATCCCGCGGCCGACCCCCGCCTCGGGGAAGCGGGCCGCCAGGTTCTGGAAGGGCTGCAGATCCTGCGGCAGACGGCCCTGCGGCTGCAGCGTCGGGCCCGAGAGGGTCTTGGCGCATTGCCACCGGACGCCGTCCGCCTCCTGGCCGAGGCCGCGGACGGCGCAGACCACGACTGCCGAGTGGCCGTAGATGCGGTTCGGCAGTGCCTGACCATCGCTCCGACGGGAGGAAGCACATGACCAACGAGGAGAAACAGCTTGTCAGGCGCCGGCAGGCGGTCCTGGAGGCATTCC
This genomic stretch from Candidatus Tanganyikabacteria bacterium harbors:
- a CDS encoding ParB N-terminal domain-containing protein; amino-acid sequence: METQLVAMDFRHVAPSALDLSLARLRQLPESAIQGKVESLKNKGQLSPLVAAEQDGALILVDGFVRHQAALRLDLDRVLVEVVRLTATQMKCQLYLRNRERGLSLLEECRLVLELCDRDGLCQTEIAELLERHKSWVCRRLALIRGLSSHLLAEKALDLLPGGALRRLAQLHARNQEAVMAAALRDGIPAEDVGALADLVRRAPAPMARRYVIDHPADALARARRRQDPAADPRLGEAGRQVLEGLQILRQTALRLQRRAREGLGALPPDAVRLLAEAADGADHDCRVAVDAVRQCLTIAPTGGST